A genome region from Candidatus Woesearchaeota archaeon includes the following:
- a CDS encoding sugar phosphate isomerase/epimerase, translated as MKVGIKVWPDVPLEYVRRIRDHVDFFELYAFPDHGYDDFLGIGRPIIIHNAHSFNKVNFADPAKGKINLASLMWSQHLADRFDSSKIIIHPELAENPACNIDSVRDFVRKHHDRRMMIENMPPAVHGFRHLVNTPEDVESVIRPCRIGFCLDLSHAFEYAHYFGLDVRPFIQRMVDLKPSHFHMTDTKLEKKPIGSYREIHMNFWEGGIDLDMLKGLLPKDAEVTIETPQVFEKQIKEIGFLRS; from the coding sequence ATGAAGGTCGGGATAAAGGTCTGGCCTGATGTGCCTCTGGAATATGTCCGGAGGATAAGGGACCATGTTGATTTCTTTGAGCTGTATGCTTTCCCTGATCATGGGTATGATGATTTCCTTGGGATAGGCAGGCCGATCATCATCCATAACGCCCACAGCTTCAACAAGGTGAATTTTGCTGATCCTGCGAAGGGGAAGATCAATCTTGCATCATTGATGTGGTCTCAGCATCTTGCTGACAGGTTCGATTCTTCGAAGATAATAATACACCCGGAGCTTGCCGAGAATCCTGCCTGTAATATCGATTCAGTCAGGGATTTTGTGAGAAAGCATCATGACAGGAGGATGATGATCGAGAACATGCCTCCTGCAGTCCATGGTTTCAGGCATCTTGTCAATACACCGGAAGATGTGGAGTCTGTCATCAGGCCTTGCAGGATAGGTTTCTGCCTTGACTTGAGCCATGCATTCGAATATGCCCATTACTTCGGGTTGGATGTCAGGCCATTCATCCAGAGGATGGTTGATCTCAAGCCTTCCCATTTCCATATGACTGACACGAAGCTTGAGAAGAAGCCTATAGGTTCCTATCGTGAGATCCACATGAATTTCTGGGAAGGCGGCATTGATCTGGATATGCTTAAGGGTCTCCTGCCCAAGGATGCCGAGGTCACGATTGAGACGCCGCAGGTCTTTGAGAAGCAGATTAAGGAGATAGGATTTCTCAGGTCATGA